The proteins below are encoded in one region of Helianthus annuus cultivar XRQ/B chromosome 2, HanXRQr2.0-SUNRISE, whole genome shotgun sequence:
- the LOC110880687 gene encoding uncharacterized protein LOC110880687, producing MADASNVNDDDDMVRQEAFESKVTEVAEGVMQANLPRLAQEVESRVLGVVDAMMTSKIEELKELIEGSKDKGNERRCTYKDFMACKPTTYDGKIDPIMCQRWILSMEAVFKRSRCDKGDQVMFATGQLTFQAKDWWDAYSKEVGEDKLQTMTWQEFKEPFMKYHCPQSAIDKIQEDFLRLRQKNETINEISSFFLDTMKFCAEFVQTERMKINRFYGILKAEFREFITPSKCETLDELINLARDREIEIRRQEERGEKRPSEKGTSSSPSKRGKFQDQGRKEKSKSGITPCKTCGKLHTGECLLGKKGCYKCGKEGHSSYQCSNSPKTCFNCFEKGHIKSEFPKLQQESKKEDKKQEGSRAKGRMFQITSEEAKSHPNVISGIFLLNSIPVYVLFDTGATMSFISNEIIQHPSFKIERMQMPL from the coding sequence ATGGCTGATGCAAGCAacgttaatgatgatgatgatatggtTAGACAAGAAGCATTTGAGAGCAAAGTCACGGAAGTAGCGGAAGGGGTTATGCAAGCCAATCTCCCACGATTAGCTCAAGAGGTAGAAAGTCGGGTTTTGGGAGTCGTAGACGCTATGATGACAAGTAAAATCGAAGAGTTGAAAGAATTAATTGAAGGGTCTAAAGATAAAGGCAATGAACGACGATGCACATATAAAGATTTCATGGCATGTAAGCCTACCACGTATGATGGTAAAATCGATCCAATAATGTGCCAAAGATGGATCTTAAGCATGGAGGCAGTGTTTAAACGAAGTCGGTGTGATAAGGGGGATCAAGTGATGTTCGCTACTGGACAACTCACCTTTcaagcgaaagattggtgggatgcgtATAGTAAGGAGGTAGGTGAGGACAAACTTCAGACAATGACTTGGCAAGAATTTAAAGAACCCTTCATGAAGTACCATTGCCCTCAGTCAGCCATTGATAAGATTCAAGAAGATTTCTTACGCCTCCGACAGAAGAACGAGACGATAAATGAGATATCTAGTTTTTTCTTGGATACGATGAAGTTTTGTGCGGAGTTTGTGCAAACCGAAAGAATGAAGATCAATCGCTTTTATGGCATACTAAAGGCAGAATTCAGGGAATTCATCACCCCCTCGAAATGTGAAACCCTTGATGAGCTTATTAATCTGGCGCGGGATAGAGAAATTGAAATTAGAAGGCAAGAAGAACGTGGTGAGAAGAGACCAAGTGAAAAAGGTACGAGCTCGAGTCCATCAAAAAGGGGAAAGTTTCAAGACCAAGGGAGGAAGGAAAAGTCGAAAAGTGGAATCACTCCTTGCAAGACTTGTGGAAAACTCCATACTGGGGAGTGTCTGTTGGGCAAGAAGGGGTGCTACAAATGTGGTAAGGAGGGACATTCATCCTATCAATGTTCGAATAGCCCGAAGACTTGCTTCAATTGTttcgaaaaggggcacatcaaatcTGAATTCCCAAAACTCCAGCAAGAGTCGAAGAAAGAAGATAAGAAGCAAGAAGGTTCTAGGGCTAAAGGGAGAATGTTCCAAATTACATCTGAAGAAGCCAAGTCTCACCCGAATGTGATTTCAGGTATCTTTTTATTAAACTCCATACCGGTTTACGTTCTGTTCGATACTGGAGCCACTATGTCATTTATTTCGAATGAAATTATACAACATCCGTCCTTTAAGATTGAACGAATGCAAATGCCTCTATAA
- the LOC110880686 gene encoding uncharacterized protein LOC110880686, which yields MLHEICRNCKFTIEDEEFDIDLIPMVLGEFKMIVGMDWLARHHVEINCDNKIMLVQAPSGRQLSIQGERNVETKLCTLVQAFKYVLNGSRAYLAYVVDARQTLPKLEDVEIMNEFPDVFPEELPGLPPEREIEFRIEVNPDAKPVAKAPYRLAPTEMRELMTQLQDLSDKGFIRPNDILVYSRSKDEHAMHLREVLEVLRKEKLYAKFSKCAFWLREVQFLGHVINSEGVLVDPSKIDAANVVADALSRKEYPPPIQVKSMKMIVTPRLIDMIRNSQIKALGAEDLKKERLKSVVDKLEENSTGFKIELVRARLKAAQDRQKAYADKRRRPIEFQVGDYVLLKVSPWKGIIRFRKRGKLGPRYIGPFKILARVGKVAYRLELPPSIDGIHNTFHVSQLGKCLADKTSLVPLDDIELDEGLNYVERPIAIKDFKVKSLRNKAVRQVLVQWRHRKGSELTWETEDEMRKHYPFLFDLVNHI from the exons ATGTTACATGAGATTTGTAGAAACTGCAAATTCACTATAGAAGATGAGGAATTCGATATTGACCTCATACCTATGGTTTTGGGGGAATTTAAAAtgattgtgggaatggattggttggcaCGACACCATGTGGAGATTAATTGTGACAATAAGATAATGCTCGTCCAAGCTCCAAGTGGAAGACAATTGAGTATTCAAGGAGAGAGAAACGTAGAAACCAAGTTGTGCACCTTGGTCCAAGCTTTTAAATACGTACTTAATGGGAGTAGAGCATACCTAGCTTATGTAGTAGATGCCCGACAAACCCTCCCAAAGCTTGAAGACGTTGAGATCATGAATGAATTTCCGGATGTATTCCCGGAAGAATTGCCGGGACTCCCACCCGAGAGAGAAATAGAATTTCGCATCGAAGTAAATCCAGATGCGAAACCCGTTGCGAAGGctccctatagacttgctcccaCCGAGATGCGGGAATTAATGACACAATTACAAGATCTTTCAGATAAGGGCTTTATACGCCCAA atgatattctagttTATTCGCGAAGCAAAGACGAACATGCAATGCACTTGCGTGAAGTACTTGAAGTTCTTCGTAAGGAGAAACTCTACgcaaaattctcaaaatgcgcctTTTGGCTCAGAGAAGTGCAGTTTCTGGGGCATGTGATCAATTCGGAGGGTGTTTTAGTTGATCCTTCAAAGATTGATGCT gcaaatgtggtggCCGATGCGTTAAGCCGAAAAGAATATCCACCTCCCATCCAAGTGAAGTCCATGAAGATGATTGTTACGCCACGTTTAATTGATATGATAAGAAATTCCCAAATAAAGGCTCTTGGAGCGGAAGATTTAAAGAAAGAAAGactaaaaagtgtggtcgataaGCTAGAAGAGAATTCGACCGGATTCAAG ATTGAATTGGTTAGAGCTCGACTGAAGGCAGCCCAGGACCGACAAAAAGCTTATGCAGACAAAAGGAGGCGTCCTATCGAATTTCAGGTCGGAGATTATGTTCTATTGAAAGTGTCACCATGGAAAGGCATAATCCGTTTCCGCAAACGGGGAAAGTTAGGCCCACGGTAtattggaccatttaagatcttAGCTCGAGTAGGAAAAGTTGCATATCGATTAGAATTACCGCCTTCCATAGACGGGATTCACAATACCTTCCACGTGTCGCAATTAGGAAAGTGTCTTGCGGATAAGACATCATTAGTACCTCTCGATGACATCGAGTTGGACGAGGGGTTGAACTATGTCGAAAGACCCATAGCCATTAAAGACTTCAAGGTGAAAAGTCTCCGCAACAAAGCTGTTCGGCAAGTGTTGGTACAATGGCGGCACCGAAAGGGGTCAGAACTCACGTGGGAAACGGAAGATGAGATGAGGAAGCACTATCCATTTCTTTTTG